In Debaryomyces hansenii CBS767 chromosome B complete sequence, one genomic interval encodes:
- a CDS encoding DEHA2B10054p (no similarity) has translation MIYIVEEMKNFKVDESLVEYENDEYVLVQCVRTYSSSPLINNLGNCKNSIYF, from the coding sequence ATGATCTACATTGTagaagaaatgaagaatttcaaagtcGATGAATCTTTAGTAGAGTATGAGAATGACGAGTATGTGCTAGTACAATGTGTTAGAACATATCTGTCTAGCCcattgataaataatttgggaaattgcaaaaattcaatatatttttga
- a CDS encoding DEHA2B10076p (weakly similar to gnl|GLV|YALI0F08987g Yarrowia lipolytica YALI0F08987g), translated as MLIVYPKSNLLEVWDWVPPSHAKVTTKCSGDTLYLQGQYTLSIPPSGPPEYGFKYTINAPVPGESKEFSRTIETVKILSGTVEEGHTILVLSKTLNLPLPYALEVHFLGKSNKTSIQQILELPCVMQESCSELEFTVKANDNFIVVSNDEGFLYLFKFDGEEYRPANFDLNLSSIRKTSCQPNASQDLLSSKLTDEEILLKTSCFDNKPIFDIVGNWLVYSPTKFEYDHLKVINNTNNKLANEYENDDIDPISSFTNKESNRKQESIFTPVRLPPPGPLLNRVISTLSNNALDGLFKLSEVSSSRFKAYLNKDKEVVAKNEQDMAQSLNSISKTIGKALYSTASNTVSTIQKKTMASQPNNNQLIKIIDLSNDKIIGIFKPPGGVSNLSLSPFDLQLVHSSHRGDNFFMWDLYKLPNEISLIGKFNRGKTSAIIKEIFWFVSNYDNTSIIQGNNLGFGCITKATGSVHWFNINYLSGDLTNNYPNNLTKDNSEDVPPKGQFLDSWVLSSINATKFTSLPNIANNINSKYKPNSKFNINQLAILDNNDQIKLISPLNGNHLFKYELPKTEVNKETIFENNLHAIDKSSIDPKAHEVDSITPLSQAEIETCGPYLNLVNNKNVQFSTYDFDDNSKPDFENFLKKYSEFGNDIPFTEIKFKNERQKDPIEPLLSDFSEGLVMDQENLESSMKDTSQESLD; from the coding sequence ATGTTGATCGTATACCCAAAATCAAATCTTCTAGAGGTCTGGGATTGGGTCCCTCCGAGCCACGCGAAGGTTACCACAAAATGCAGTGGGGATACGTTGTATCTTCAGGGCCAGTACACGTTGTCGATTCCACCATCAGGCCCACCAGAATACGGATTTAAGTACACCATCAATGCTCCAGTACCAGGTGAATCAAAAGAGTTTTCTAGAACAATAGAAACGGTCAAAATCTTAAGCGGGACAGTAGAGGAGGGGCATACAATCTTAGTTTTGAGTAAGACCTTAAACTTGCCCCTTCCCTATGCTTTAGAAGTTCATTTCCTCGgcaaatcaaataaaacatCAATTCAGCAGATATTGGAGCTACCTTGTGTAATGCAAGAATCATGTAGCGAACTTGAATTCACTGTTAAAgcaaatgataattttatagTTGTTTCCAATGACGAGGggtttttatatttatttaagtTTGACGGGGAGGAATACCGTCCTGcaaattttgatttgaaCTTACTGTCAATAAGAAAAACATCCTGCCAACCCAATGCAAGCCAGGATCTCTTATCGTCAAAATTGACGGATGAGGAAATACTATTAAAGACAAGTTGTTTCGATAACAAGCCTATTTTCGATATAGTAGGTAATTGGTTGGTTTATTCGCCCACAAAGTTCGAATATGACCATTTAAAGGTCATAAACAATACCAATAACAAGCTAGCtaatgaatatgaaaatgacGATATCGatccaatttcttcttttacAAATAAGGAAAGCAACAGGAAACaagaatcaattttcaCCCCAGTAAGATTACCACCACCGGGTCCTCTTTTAAACAGGGTTATATCTACGTTGTCCAACAATGCTCTAGATGGGTTGTTCAAGCTATCAGAAGTTAGCTCCAGTAGATTTAAAGCGTATTTAAACAAGGACAAAGAAGTGGTTGCAAAAAATGAACAGGACATGGCTCAGTCTCTTAATTCAATTAGTAAAACAATTGGTAAAGCGTTGTACTCAACAGCTTCAAACACCGTATCAACCATTCAGAAGAAGACAATGGCTTCACAACCAAACAATAATCAACTTATAAAGATCATCGATTTATCAAACGATAAAATAATAGGAATTTTTAAACCACCAGGAGGTGTTTCAAACTTGTCGCTTTCACCCTTTGATTTACAACTAGTTCATTCAAGCCATAGGGGTgacaatttcttcatgTGGGACTTGTACAAATTGCCAAATGAAATATCGTTGattggaaaatttaatagaGGTAAAACATCAGCCATAATAAAGgaaatattttggtttGTAAGTAACTACGACAACACGAGCATAATACAAGGTAACAATTTGGGGTTTGGATGCATAACAAAGGCAACTGGTTCAGTGCATTGGTTCAACATAAATTACTTGTCAGGAGATTTGACTAATAATTATCCTAACAACCTTACTAAAGATAATCTGGAAGATGTACCGCCAAAGGGACAATTTTTGGATTCTTGGGTTTTATCATCTATTAATGCCACTAAGTTTACTTCATTACCTAACATTGCAAACAATATTAACAGCAAGTACAAACCGAACTCAAAGTTTaatattaatcaattggcaatattggataataatgatcaaATTAAGCTTATTTCACCTCTAAATGGTAATCATCTTTTCAAGTATGAGTTACCGAAGACAGAAGTGAACAAAGAAactatatttgaaaataacttACATGCAATTGATAAATCGTCCATCGATCCTAAGGCCCATGAGGTAGACTCGATCACACCATTATCACAAGCTGAGATTGAAACCTGTGGTccatatttgaatttggtaaataaCAAGAACGTCCAATTCTCAACCTACGACTTCGATGACAATTCAAAGCCCGATTTCgaaaatttcttgaaaaaatataGTGAGTTTGGAAACGATATCCCTTTTacagaaataaaatttaagAATGAAAGACAGAAAGATCCAATCGAGCCTTTGTTGTCCGATTTCTCAGAAGGGTTAGTTATGGATCAAGAAAACCTAGAGTCGTCCATGAAAGACACAAGCCAAGAGTCGCTCGATTAA
- a CDS encoding DEHA2B10098p (similar to uniprot|P38374 Saccharomyces cerevisiae YBR162W-A YSY6 Protein that participates in secretory pathway), which yields MAQQTPKQRAANAKWAKQNTKKQGQPRKEGKKSEFPVSRTWLLVLLFLVCGGAILELIRMFF from the exons ATG GCACAACAAACTCCAAAACAGAGGGCAGCCAATGCAAAATGGGCTAAACAGAATACAAAGAAACAAGGTCAACCAAGAAAGGAAGGTAAGAAAAGCGAATTCCCAGTTTCCAGAACTTGGTTgttagtattattatttttagtATGTGGTGGTGCTATCTTAGAACTTATAAGAATGTTTTTTTAA
- a CDS encoding DEHA2B10120p (similar to uniprot|P39518 Saccharomyces cerevisiae YER015W FAA2 Long chain fatty acyl-CoA synthetase) has protein sequence MAALFNESQEQIHSLIQKSLPLDPMQLCDSVPLPNSAKPGFSPIYRNKFSPDKLIESPHPSLNTLKKIMYYAEHTYGDRECIGWRNELEDGSFSSYEWQTYSEVITRQRNFGAGLFFILMNNPFKTDSPAHLKIDNHLTQSNDDSFVVSIFSHNRPEWLIADMACVNYSITNTALYDSLGPEASKYILELTESPVVVCTKSKLEQVIQLKKSCPKELSNLIAVVCMDPLDLANTKSNDYQILLLAKECNISLFDFKQVEKLGKIYPVHDIPSTPDTIYTISFTSGTTGANPKGVVLTNRNAVSGTTFCVSNMSENKRMTMYCFLPLAHIYQRQSIFFSVFQGISIGFPQSSSPLSLLDDVKILKPNVLSLVPRVYTKLEAAIKAQTTHNDEKPILKAVFSKAINKKIELQSQEDGVEGGHVIYDRVLSLLRKKLGFDNLELFTTGSAPISSETVKFVKAAFNTGLIQGYGSTESYAGIAGSLRYEASPGSCGSIGITTEMKLRDIPEMNYFSSDKEGPRGELLIRGPQIFKEYFKDAEETKKSKDEEGWFYTGDIARIDASNGRLYIIDRVKNFFKLAQGEYITPEKIENNYLSSFPLVQQLYVHGDSLQTFLLAVVGVEPDSIKKWLETKCNINQSELSSNDAIIEYINKKENKAKFLGEMNKSTGGSLQGYEKVHNVYIDIEPLTIETNVLTPTLKIRRPIASKFFRSEFDRLYDEGSLIHNNSSKF, from the coding sequence atgGCTGccttatttaatgaatctCAGGAACAGATTCATAGCTTGATACAAAAGAGCTTGCCTCTTGACCCAATGCAATTATGTGATTCTGTTCCATTACCAAATAGTGCTAAACCAGGATTTTCTCCTATCTATAGAAACAAGTTTAGTCCTGATAAGTTGATTGAAAGTCCTCATCCATCTTTGAATAcgttaaagaaaattatgTATTACGCTGAACACACTTATGGTGACAGAGAATGTATTGGTTGGagaaatgaattggaagatGGATCGTTCAGTTCTTATGAATGGCAAACTTATTCAGAAGTGATTACGAGACAACGTAACTTTGGGGCTGgtttatttttcattttaatgaataatcCATTCAAGACAGATTCTCCAGCTCacttgaaaattgataatcaTTTGACTCAAAGTAACGACGATTCATTCGTGGTATCAATCTTTTCGCATAACAGACCGGAATGGCTTATCGCTGATATGGCTTGTGTCAATTATTCCATCACCAATACAGCCTTGTACGATAGTTTGGGTCCTGAGGCTTCCAAGTACATATTGGAATTAACTGAAAGTCCAGTTGTTGTTTGTACTAAGAGTAAATTGGAACAAGtgattcaattgaagaaaagttGCCCTAAGGAGTTGTCAAATTTAATCGCTGTTGTATGTATGGATCCCTTGGACTTAGCTAACACCAAATCTAATGATtaccaaattcttttattagCAAAGGAATGCAATATTAGtttgtttgatttcaaaCAAGTTGAAAAGCTTGGAAAGATTTATCCGGTACATGATATTCCATCTACTCCAGACACTATTTATACCATCTCATTCACATCGGGTACTACTGGTGCCAATCCTAAGGGAGTTGTGTTAACCAATCGTAATGCTGTCAGTGGTACCACTTTCTGTGTTTCAAATATGTCGGAGAACAAACGGATGACAATGTATTGTTTCTTACCATTGGCACATATTTACCAGAGACAGAGTATATTTTTCTCTGTATTCCAAGGGATTTCAATTGGATTTCCACAATCCTCATCGCCTTTAAGtttattagatgatgtCAAAATCTTAAAGCCAAATGTATTATCGTTGGTTCCAAGAGTCTACACGAAATTAGAAGCTGCAATTAAAGCACAGACTACCCATAACGATGAAAAGCCAATCTTGAAAGCTGTTTTTAGTAAAGCGATCAATAAAAAGATTGAATTACAAAGCCAAGAAGATGGCGTCGAAGGTGGCCATGTTATTTATGATAGAGTATTATCTTTACTTCGTAAAAAATTAGGTTTTGATAACCTAGAATTATTCACAACTGGTTCGGCTCCAATCTCATCTGAAACCGTCAAGTTCGTGAAGGCCGCATTTAATACAGGTTTAATTCAAGGTTACGGATCCACAGAATCATACGCTGGTATAGCTGGTTCATTGAGATATGAAGCCAGTCCTGGTTCGTGTGGTTCGATTGGTATTACCACTGAAATGAAGTTGAGGGATATTCCAGAAATGAACTATTTTTCTAGTGATAAGGAAGGTCCAAGAggtgaattattgattagAGGTCCACAAAtctttaaagaatattttaagGATGCAGAGGAAACCAAAAAGTCCAAGGACGAAGAAGGATGGTTTTATACCGGGGATATTGCTAGGATCGATGCTAGCAATGGAAGATTATATATCATTGATAGAGTTAAgaacttcttcaaattggCTCAAGGTGAATACATCACACCCgaaaagattgaaaataattacCTTTCCTCATTTCCATTAGTTCAACAATTGTATGTACATGGTGATTCCTTGCAAACATTCCTTCTTGCGGTTGTTGGTGTCGAACCTGATTCTATTAAAAAATGGTTGGAAACTAAATGCAATATCAATCAAAGTGAATTATCTTCGAATGATGCAATCATTGAATACATTAAtaagaaggaaaataagGCTAAATTCTTGGGTgaaatgaataaatcaACCGGAGGCTCTTTACAAGGATATGAGAAAGTTCATAATGTCTACATCGATATTGAACCTTTAACCATTGAAACCAATGTTCTTACCCCAACGTTGAAGATCAGAAGACCAATTGCCTCTAAATTCTTTAGAAGCGAATTTGATAGATTATATGACGAAGGATCCTTGATTCATAATAACTCTTCGAAGTTTTAG
- a CDS encoding DEHA2B10142p (similar to uniprot|P46681 Saccharomyces cerevisiae YDL178W DLD2 D-lactate dehydrogenase) codes for MIGARRSLLCARGIFAGVSARTQVPRLFKNSSKLNIRVSAYSTKTVPLTADTYSDKVKRDDRFKQLEDSDIEFFHSVLQDPHGVITGEEDIEFYNEDWMRKYKGQSKLVLRPKTTEQISQIVKYCNEQKLAVVPQGGNTGLVGGSIPVFDEIIISLAGMNKIRSFDSVSGILKCDAGLILENADNALSEEGYIFPLDLGAKGSCHVGGNVATNAGGLRLLKYGSLHGSVLGLEAVLPDGTIYNSMNSLRKDNTGYDLKQLFIGSEGTLGLITGVSILCPSRPQVVNIAFLAVSSYEAVQKVFVGARRELSEILSAFEFMDDKSQLLTARHLNADHPIESGEYPFYVLIETSGSNKEHDDEKLEGFLERAMEDGLVDDGIIAQDETQLQSLWSWRESIPEASTIGGGVYKYDVSLPLSDLYGLVDAASAKLKEANLVGIDDDSKPVVEAIGYGHIGDGNLHLNVAVREYSKEIESVLEPFVYEWIQSKNGSISAEHGLGFQKKNYIGYSKNDIEIRLMKDLKKHYDPNGIMNPYKYI; via the coding sequence ATGATTGGAGCCAGAAGAAGTTTACTTTGTGCCAGAGGTATATTTGCAGGCGTATCAGCTCGTACACAAGTCCCAAgattattcaagaattcgTCAAAACTCAATATACGAGTCAGTGCTTACTCTACCAAGACCGTTCCTTTAACAGCTGACACTTACAGTGATAAGGTCAAACGTGACGACAGATTTAAGCAATTAGAAGACTCTGATATAGAGTTCTTTCATTCCGTCTTACAAGATCCTCATGGAGTTATCACTGGTGAAGAAGACATAGAATTCTACAATGAGGATTGGATGAGAAAATATAAAGGTCAATCCAAGTTGGTATTGAGACCTAAGACCACGGAACAAATTTCCCAAATAGTCAAATACTGTAATGAACAAAAATTGGCAGTTGTGCCACAGGGTGGTAATACTGGTTTAGTAGGGGGGTCTATCCCGGtctttgatgaaattatcatATCGTTGGCTGGTATGAATAAAATTAGATCATTTGATTCAGTTAGTGGTATTTTAAAGTGTGATGCTGGTTTGATTTTAGAAAACGCAGACAATGCATTGTCTGAAGAAGGCTATATATTCCCATTAGATTTGGGTGCCAAAGGTTCGTGTCATGTTGGAGGTAACGTTGCGACTAACGCAGGTGGTTTAagattgttgaaatatggTTCCTTGCATGGTAGTGTCTTAGGATTGGAAGCAGTTTTACCTGATGGTACTATTTACAACTCTATGAATTCGTTGAGAAAAGATAATACTGGGTATGATTTAAAgcaattatttattggttCCGAAGGTACTTTAGGTCTAATCACGGGGGTTTCTATTTTATGTCCATCCAGACCACAAGTAGTCAACATTGCATTTTTAGCTGTTTCGTCGTATGAGGCTGTTCAAAAGGTTTTTGTTGGTGCTCGTCGTGAATTATCTGAAATTTTATCAGCTTTTGAATTCATGGATGATAAATCTCAGTTATTAACTGCTCGTCATTTAAATGCTGATCATCCAATTGAAAGTGGTGAATATCCATTCTACGTTTTGATTGAAACTAGTGGCTCAAATAAGGAACACGATGATGAAAAGTTAGAAGGTTTCTTAGAAAGAGCGATGGAAGATGGATTAGTTGATGACGGTATTATTGCCCAAGATGAGACACAATTACAAAGTTTATGGTCATGGAGAGAATCCATTCCTGAGGCATCTACAATTGGAGGTGGTGTTTATAAATATGATGTTTCATTACCATTATCTGACTTATACGGGTTAGTTGATGCTGCAAGCGCCAAATTAAAGGAAGCCAACTTAGTTGGcattgatgatgattccAAGCCTGTTGTTGAAGCAATTGGCTATGGTCATATCGGTGATGGTAACTTGCATTTGAATGTTGCTGTTAGAGAGTATTCTAAAGAAATCGAGAGTGTTTTAGAACCATTTGTATACGAATGGATCCAATCTAAAAATGGTTCAATTTCAGCTGAACACGGTTTAGGctttcaaaagaaaaattatatcgGTTATTCTAagaatgatattgaaattagattaatgaaagatttgaaaaaacACTATGATCCAAACGGTATTATGAATCCTTATAAGTATATTTAG
- a CDS encoding DEHA2B10164p (similar to uniprot|Q12257 Saccharomyces cerevisiae YDL177C) has product MIHVNSVRRTVCRKSAKSISLNFIFVRCRSNITEWHASEVITDRKSKFQARHVPITDESDIPTILEHLLEDHKNISRSSHPHIIAWRTGQITHVPATTVHPKSKGKKEPSTNKEREQEVKYHNVNQGFKDNGEKGAGSKLLQQVLVHHNLMNILVIVTRWYGGSPLGPSRFRHIINTSLDSLRKSNTL; this is encoded by the coding sequence ATGATCCACGTTAATAGTGTTAGACGAACAGTCTGTCGTAAGCTGGCAAAGTCTATTTCgttgaattttattttcgtTCGATGTCGAAGTAACATCACCGAATGGCATGCCTCGGAAGTCATCACAGACAGAAAATCCAAGTTCCAAGCAAGACATGTCCCAATTACCGACGAGCTGGATATACCTACCATATTAGAACACCTCTTAGAAGACCATAAGAACATTTCCAGATCGAGTCATCCACATATAATAGCATGGCGAACGGGCCAGATTACCCACGTCCCTGCCACAACAGTGCACCCGAAATCCAAGGGAAAGAAAGAACCTTCGACGAACAAGGAAAGAGAACAAGAGGTCAAATACCATAATGTTAATCAGGGCTTTAAAGATAATGGTGAAAAGGGTGCTGGGTCAAAATTGCTACAACAGGTCTTGGTACACCataatttgatgaatatattgGTGATTGTCACTCGCTGGTACGGTGGCAGTCCACTTGGACCTCTGCGATTCAGACACATAATCAATACAAGTCTAGATAGTCTACGTAAGAGTAATACTCTATAG
- a CDS encoding DEHA2B10186p (similar to uniprot|P32458 Saccharomyces cerevisiae YJR076C CDC11 Component of the septin ring of the mother-bud neck that is required for cytokinesis), giving the protein MSGYSYSQDPNASSSALRKRKTLKKSINFSVMIVGESGSGRSTLINTLCGGNSIVPCSSTVNQDPFAKKLTLRHENVELEDNEGHKISLNIIDTPNFANSINCDDDFKLIVDFIRHQYDEVLLEESRVRRNPRFKDGRIHVLIYMINPTGHGLSEIDVKFMLHVNKLVNIIPVIAKADSLTPRELQLNKQYILEDLTNYGINFYRFNEYEYEEDYIDDEIIEYNKYLNSLIPFSIIGANTYQENQDDEGEDLLKLRVLDPSYLKPINVEMPECNDFTILKNVLLITHLNEFKERTHDSIYEDYRTEALSGKQFQYINKDNASTHENGDLESFGSKVQSPRTDSPYTENGRNGNNEESNYLMKEEQIKLEEERLKKFEERVHQDLINKRKELLERENELKEIEKRLLAEGLKFNEEGEVVKIEE; this is encoded by the coding sequence ATGTCGGGATACAGCTACTCACAGGATCCAAATGCATCGTCTTCAGCTTTGCGTAAGAGAAAAACTCTCAAGAAATCAATCAACTTTTCAGTAATGATAGTTGGAGAGAGTGGATCAGGACGTTcaacattaataaatacGCTTTGTGGAGGTAACTCGATCGTGCCATGTTCACTGACGGTTAATCAGGATCCGTTCGCTAAGAAGTTAACATTGAGACatgaaaatgttgaattGGAAGATAATGAGGGTCACAAAATTTCGTTAAACATTATTGACACTCCGAACTTCGCCAACCTGATTAACTGTGACGACGACTTCAAATTGATTGTTGACTTTATAAGACATCAATACGATGAGGTGTTATTGGAAGAGTCTCGTGTTAGACGTAATCCTCGTTTTAAGGATGGACGTATTCATGTTTTAATTTACATGATTAATCCAACGGGCCATGGGTTATCGGAAATCGACGTCAAATTTATGTTACACGTTAATAAGCTTGTTAATATTATCCCAGTAATTGCTAAGGCTGATTCGTTAACTCCAAGGGAAttacaattgaataagcAATATATTCTAGAAGATTTGACCAATTATGGTATCAACTTTTACAGATTCaatgaatatgaatacGAAGAAGATTATATTGATGACGAAATTATCGAGTATAATAAGTACTTGAACTCATTAATCccattttcaattattggtGCGAATACATATCAAGAAAACCAAGATGACGAAGGTGAAGATCTACTTAAATTGAGAGTCTTAGATCCATCGTACTTGAAGCCAATTAACGTGGAAATGCCGGAATGTAATGATTTCACAATATTAAAGAACGTGTTGCTAATCACTCatttgaatgaatttaaagaaaggACTCATGATTCTATATATGAAGACTATAGAACTGAAGCTTTATCAGGTAAGCAATTTCAATACATCAACAAGGATAACGCTTCAACCCATGAAAACGGTGACTTGGAGTCGTTTGGTTCTAAAGTACAATCACCAAGAACAGATTCGCCATATACAGAGAATGGACGTAATGGGAACAACGAAGAGTCtaattatttgatgaaggaagaacaaattaaactcgaagaagaaaggtTGAAAAAGTTTGAAGAAAGAGTTCATCaagatttgattaataagagaaaggaattattagaacgtgaaaatgaattaaaagaaattgagaAGAGATTACTAGCTGAAGGTTTgaaatttaatgaagaaggtgaagTTGTTAAAATCGAGGAATAG
- a CDS encoding DEHA2B10208p (weakly similar to uniprot|P40509 Saccharomyces cerevisiae YIL076W SEC28 Part of a heptameric protein complex that regulates retrograde Golgi-to-ER protein traffic in eukaryotic cells), with amino-acid sequence MDSFGDSGELYTIRNQFFTNQHQKVISYDLDQFSPEGQLKVLEYQVRSTIALQKDASNLIDNGKSSFPDNEQLFLLLSAWNDLKSFGTDDSTYFEDITQAEFELQAILTAIYLVNFKKDIDQAIVLLTNYIDSGNLNPDELESFLVLVQLYLIKGNFNAANKILLNFKNFPDSARDSIIYQVLESWLLSVKGESDNISNSYYFYDELLSVDFDDDSQGRFKILNVLFVLTLQLKHYPEAQELLAQMKTLEGKTDGDFLANQITMDYLLNNGENVEELLKELSKADEEHQLVKDVNETNSKFDEIVGKYKAAV; translated from the coding sequence ATGGATTCATTTGGCGACTCGGGTGAATTATATACCATTAGAAACCAATTTTTTACTAATCAACACCAAAAGGTTATATCATATGACTTGGATCAATTTTCTCCTGAAGGTCAATTGAAAGTATTAGAATATCAAGTCAGATCTACAATTGCTTTACAGAAAGATGCATCTAATCTAATTGATAATGGAAAGAGCTCATTCCCAGATAATGAACAgcttttcttattattaagtGCCTGGAATGATTTGAAATCGTTCGGAACCGATGATTCAACATATTTTGAAGACATTACTCAAGCCGAGTTTGAATTGCAAGCGATATTGACAGCTATATACTTGGTAAACTTCaagaaagatattgatCAAGCTATCGTATTATTGACTAATTATATCGATTCGGGTAACTTGAATCCTGATGAGTTAGAGTCGTTCTTAGTTTTGGTGCAGTTGTACTTGATTAAGGGCAATTTCAATGCTGCTAATAAAATCTTGCTCAATTTCAAGAACTTTCCAGATTCTGCAAGAGATagtataatttatcaagtCTTGGAATCGTGGTTATTATCTGTTAAAGGTGAATCTGATAATATAAGTAATTCGTACTATTTttatgatgaattattatcgGTAGACTTTGACGACGATTCTCAAGGTAGATTCAAGATCTTAAATGTTTTGTTCGTCTTAACTTTACAATTGAAGCATTATCCTGAAGCacaagaattattagcTCAAATGAAGACATTAGAAGGTAAGACTGATGGCGACTTTCTCGCTAACCAAATTACAATGGATTATTTACTTAATAATGGTGAGAATGTTgaggaattattaaaagaattatcgAAGGCTGATGAAGAACATCAACTTGTGAAAGACGTCAACGAAACGAACTCTAAGTTCGACGAAATCGTTGGAAAGTATAAGGCTGCtgtttaa
- a CDS encoding DEHA2B10230p (no similarity), with protein sequence MTDGNPQDNGTVSVPTNQNDNPLLQKLTPSQFDASIRFYEADKKLNPEDRGEVASDLQSIMYKTAFIGYGSAMGNFFLPTIINRFQHPSLPSTPTNKIRPLIHKPFLSFLIGLTALLVTNQQVAKYQFSQKIDSLEAESSKKNQLETWKAMDYHQASLFFLYYRKTAENPSFAVKDPRTFTEQSLHEVRYDPPSKDRHFTRALGIGHEDNSEKGAMSHWDQIRIANGFTPSQAPNTPENGQESSPSGLPTDPANDNTNYEQEQAKPATAWDAIRQQSRKP encoded by the coding sequence atGACAGACGGGAATCCTCAAGACAATGGTACTGTTTCAGTACCAACAAATCAGAATGATAATCCATTATTACAAAAATTGACTCCACTGCAATTTGACGCTAGTATTCGGTTCTATGAAGCTGacaagaagttgaatcCGGAAGACAGGGGAGAAGTAGCTAGCGATTTACAGTCAATCATGTACAAAACTGCATTCATTGGTTATGGATCGGCTATGGGTAACTTCTTCTTGCCTACAATCATCAACAGATTTCAACATCCTTCGTTGCCAAGCACGCCTACAAATAAGATAAGGCCGCTTATTCACAAACCATTCCTTTCGTTCTTGATTGGATTAACAGCATTGCTTGTGACTAACCAACAGGTGGCAAAGTATCAATTCTCCCAGAAAATAGACTCTTTGGAAGCCGAATCAAGTaagaaaaatcaattagAAACTTGGAAAGCAATGGATTACCATCAAGCTAGCTTGTTTTTCCTCTATTACAGGAAAACAGCTGAGAATCCATCATTTGCTGTTAAGGATCCTAGAACCTTCACGGAACAGTCATTGCATGAAGTACGCTACGATCCTCCATCAAAGGACCGTCATTTTACGAGAGCATTAGGAATTGGCCACGAGGACAATTCAGAAAAAGGTGCAATGTCCCATTGGGACCAGATACGTATTGCCAACGGATTTACTCCTAGTCAGGCTCCAAACACTCCTGAAAATGGTCAAGAATCATCACCATCCGGTTTACCTACAGATCCAGCCAATGACAACACCAACTACGAACAAGAACAGGCAAAACCTGCCACTGCTTGGGATGCAATTAGACAACAATCCCGTAAGCCATAA